From one Henningerozyma blattae CBS 6284 chromosome 1, complete genome genomic stretch:
- the ERP5 gene encoding Erp5p (similar to Saccharomyces cerevisiae ERP5 (YHR110W); ancestral locus Anc_5.420) yields MQFKLTSLIVLLLSFLQATQAIHFYLKSGQTKCMFENLSQNDLLIGDLDSSVERKSGSLVYEEDPNIELQITVEEIFDNFHKVMDTKIGNNGDFTFSTIDTGEHRICITPSYPIDKNAQLRVFIDMDIGNSKVLDSKKTGDIKSLKNRVNQLILRLSNIRAEQRVFREKEAQFRNKSESANSKITFWSIVQVLTLIAVCVFQLRYLKNFFVKAKVL; encoded by the coding sequence atgcaaTTTAAACTAACttcattaattgttttactcctttcttttttacAAGCTACACAAGCgattcatttttatctaaAATCAGGTCAAACAAAATGTATGTTTGAAAACTTATCACAGAATGATTTATTGATAGGAGATTTGGACAGTTCTGTAGAGAGGAAATCAGGTAGCTTAGTCTATGAAGAAGATCCCAACATCGAGTTACAAATTACAGtagaagaaatttttgataattttcatAAAGTGATGGATACTAAAATTGGCAATAATGGTGATTTTACCTTTTCCACAATCGATACTGGTGAACATAGAATCTGTATTACACCAAGCTATCCAATTGATAAAAACGCTCAATTGAGAGTATTTATTGATATGGATATTGGTAATTCAAAAGTTTTAGACTCTAAGAAAACTGGtgatattaaatcattgaaaaatagaGTTAATCAGTTAATCCTAAGATTATCTAATATAAGAGCCGAACAAAGAGTATTCAGAGAAAAAGAAGCtcaatttagaaataaGAGTGAAAGTGCTAATAGTAAGATCACTTTTTGGTCTATTGTTCAAGTGTTGACTCTAATTGCCGTTTGTGTTTTCCAATTACGctatttgaaaaacttTTTTGTCAAAGCCAAAGTTTTgtaa
- the UBA4 gene encoding Uba4p (similar to Saccharomyces cerevisiae UBA4 (YHR111W); ancestral locus Anc_5.421) — MGDMSISVTEELERVKKENELLRKELNELKKESKHDHKELSLEEYRRYGRQMIVEDFGGLEGQKKLKNANVLVVGAGGLGSPSLPYLVGAGVGHIGIVDNDVVDSSNLHRQVLHDTTKVGVFKCESAKEQLSKLNPNIKIDTYSVRLDAFNAFEIFKDYDVILDCTDTPLARYLISDVAVNLGKTVVSASGLGTEGQVTILNFKNIGPCYRCFYPTPPNPYAVNSCSEGGVIGPCIGLVGTMMAVETLKVLLDIYTIENFKPFLMLYSGFPNQTLRNFKMRGRQSSCQCCGKNPTITKNTIESGEINYSLFCGKRNYNVLEAHERMNVSQFHENYIVNSPSNQVILLDVRPPHHFGISHFDNAINISVPQLTKLNGSFSELQKKLPSLNKNSEVVVLCRYGNDSQVATRMLKDNFGLKNVKDVQGGFFKYIDDIDNSIPQY; from the coding sequence atgggAGATATGAGTATTTCAGTAACGGAGGAGTTAGAGAGAGTTAAGAAGGAGAATGAACTTTTACGTAaggaattaaatgaattaaagaaGGAATCTAAACATGATCACAAAGAATTATCTCTAGAGGAATACCGTAGATATGGTAGACAGATGATTGTGGAAGATTTTGGTGGGCTAGAGGGccaaaaaaagttaaagaaTGCTAACGTTTTAGTTGTAGGTGCTGGTGGTTTAGGATCACCTTCACTACCATATTTGGTTGGTGCAGGTGTTGGTCATATTGGTATTGTTGATAATGATGTTGTCGACTCATCAAATTTACATAGACAAGTATTACATGACACTACAAAGGTTGGAGTATTTAAATGTGAGTCTGCAAAGGAACAATTATCAAAGttaaatccaaatattaaaattgatacTTACTCAGTTAGGTTAGATGCCTTTAATgcatttgaaatattcaaaGATTATGATGTTATACTTGATTGTACTGATACTCCATTAGCAAGATACCTAATCTCAGATGTTGCCGTCAATTTAGGTAAAACTGTTGTATCTGCATCTGGTTTAGGTACTGAGGGCCAAGTTAcgattttaaattttaaaaacataGGCCCTTGCTACAGATGCTTTTACCCAACTCCTCCAAATCCATATGCTGTAAATTCTTGCTCGGAAGGTGGTGTAATTGGCCCGTGTATCGGACTTGTTGGTACCATGATGGCAGTTGAGACCCTTAAAGTTCTTCTGGATATCTatacaattgaaaattttaaaccaTTTTTGATGCTGTATTCTGGTTTTCCAAATCAAAcattaagaaattttaaaatgagAGGCAGACAATCTTCCTGCCAATGCTGTGGAAAAAATCCAactattacaaaaaatacaattgaATCTGgtgaaataaattattcattgtTTTGTGGTAAGAGAAATTATAACGTTTTAGAGGCTCATGAAAGAATGAACGTTTCACAATTTCATGAGAATTATATTGTCAATTCCCCATCTAACCAAGTTATTTTACTGGATGTTAGACCACCACATCATTTTGGTATCTCTCACTTTGATAATGCCATTAATATATCAGTTCCTCAATTAACGAAGTTGAATGGAAGTTTTTcagaattacaaaaaaaattaccatcattaaataaaaacagTGAAGTGGTTGTATTATGTAGATATGGTAATGACTCACAAGTTGCTACAAGGATGCTGAAAGATAATTTTGGTTTAAAAAATGTGAAAGACGTTCAAGGCggtttctttaaatatattgatgatataGATAATTCAATCCCacaatattaa
- the TBLA0A03680 gene encoding putative cystathionine beta-lyase (similar to Saccharomyces cerevisiae YHR112C; ancestral locus Anc_5.423), producing MAINSEPDLETLLIHGDDVNNRVTDVAPPINIATTFRYDNEDLIPWNERGDLSFMETKPIYSRLAHPNSSRLETLFSKILDGNAVIYNSGVSAFFAAMTYFNPKRVFLGQNYHGCTAAVNILERNGTLKKHTHKEIEEFAQKGDIVHLESPVNPYGTSYDIEEFVKKAHSKGVLVMIDSTFAPPPLQYVWDFDVDIVMHSATKFFGGHSDLLSGVLVVKDENIAKDLREDRIYLGTNIANLESYLLLRSLRTFEMRILKQSTSATQIVKFLNDNRHKFNKVLKEIYHSSLQKEDFVKKQLKGGYTPVFSIVLHNKEQCKALPNLLKYFIHATSLGGVESLIEWRALTDPYIIQTLIRVSVGCENTQDLINDLDQALTVIQLKQL from the coding sequence ATGGCAATTAATAGCGAGCCAGACCTTGAAACTCTTTTAATTCATGGTGATGATGTAAACAACAGGGTTACTGATGTTGCACCGCCCATTAATATTGCCACTACATTTCGatatgataatgaagatttaattCCATGGAATGAGAGGGGGGATCTCTCCTTCATGGAAACTAAACCAATCTATTCAAGATTGGCCCACCCAAACTCTAGTCGTCTAGAAACCTTATTTTCAAAGATATTGGATGGGAATGCTGTTATCTATAATTCAGGTGTCAGTGCATTTTTTGCTGCCATGACTTATTTTAACCCTAAAAGAGTATTTTTAGGTCAAAATTATCATGGATGTACAGCTGCAGTCAATATTTTGGAACGTAATGGCACTCTCAAAAAACATACTCATAAAGAGATCGAGGAATTCGCTCAAAAAGGCGATATAGTTCATTTGGAGAGTCCTGTAAATCCCTATGGTACTTCTTatgatattgaagaatttgtaaaaaaagCCCATTCAAAGGGAGTTTTGGTAATGATAGATTCAACATTTGCCCCTCCACCTTTGCAATATGTTTGGGATTTTGATGTTGATATTGTTATGCATTCTGCAACTAAATTTTTTGGCGGTCATTCTGATTTATTAAGTGGAGTATTAGTtgttaaagatgaaaatattgcCAAGGATTTAAGGGAAGACAGGATTTATCTAGGTACTAATATAGCTAACCTTGAAAGTTATTTACTTTTGAGATCGTTAAGAACTTTTGAAATGAGAATATTGAAACAATCAACTTCTGCTACACAGATAGTCAAATTCTTGAATGACAATAGAcataaattcaataaagttttaaaagagATATATCATTCATCATTACAAAAAGAAGATTTTGTAAAAAAGCAGTTGAAAGGTGGTTATACACCAGTATTCTCCATAGTTTTACATAACAAAGAGCAATGTAAAGCATTGCCAAATCTATTGAAATACTTCATTCATGCGACTTCTTTAGGTGGTGTTGAATCGTTAATAGAATGGAGGGCTCTTACTGATCCTTATATCATACAAACTCTCATCCGAGTGTCTGTTGGTTGTGAAAATACACAAGATTTGATAAACGATTTGGATCAAGCTTTAACAGTTATTCAACTAAAGCAGCTTTAa